The Solanum lycopersicum chromosome 2, SLM_r2.1 DNA window ATAAAATTTGATAAGTAAAAAGGGACGGAGAAAGTATATGATTTAAGCATAGTTTTTTGATGAGGGATGAAAATGTCGTTTAAGTTTCAGTGGATATTttggaaatttaattttatgattttagggctatattattattagtaacTATTgttatagatatagatatatatagttttaacaaaataaaagttcATGTCCATAATGTTAAATTCATTGTTGGAGTGTTTGTTctatgctttttaaaaatataaatataaaataataatatatgagcGTAATATAAACAATTTGCTAATAATAAAGTTTACAAGTTGATAGGGTTGTGTAATAATGATGTTTCAGTTGCTATTCAAATGAAACGTTTGCTATTCCAAGCTGATCGATGTTTCAGTTGCTATTCcaattatttatgtatgtatataaagAAGAAGGTTTATTATTGTAAATTACTTTTAATTGTGCGATGAAGAAAGGTTTGGCTATTTGAGCTGTTTgtgtattatatattaataaatgaatatttgaattttaattggCGTATGTGTGTGTTTACAGGGAAGAGGGAAGCTGAGAATGAAATTGACAAGAGTAGAAAGAATAAAAGGGTAGGTAATacaatacatacatatattcaacataattaagttatattattaattctcatgatatatatatacagcCGGCTCTTTCCAACAATGCAAAATTAGGCAGCAACAGTTGTGACATGGATGAAGTAATTACTTATACCTCTTATCTTCTCCTACTACTAttccatttttttatatatagtaaCACTTTGGCAGACTAACTCATATATATCTCCTGTTATTGctctataattaattaattgtccaAGCTCGTTGCGCCTTCAAGTAAGAATCATCATAATCAGGTCGAAAAATCGTCTAGTTCTAATGACGATGATAGCGTCTCTAGTAAGGAAGAATCGTCTAATTCTGATGATGATAATAGCATCTCTAGTAAGGAAGGATCGTCTAGTTCTGATGATGATAGAAGCGTCTCTGGAAAGGAAGAATCATCTAGTTCTGATGATGACAGCAGCGTCTCTAAAAAGGAAGAATCGTCTAGTtctgatgatgaagatgatgttaGCACCTCTAGTGcggaggatgatgatgatgctgtTTCTAAAATGGAAGAATCGCCTGGTGAAGGATCTAGTACTGACAATGACCGTAGCTGCTCTGCCAAGGATGATGCTGTAAGGGCATAATACATCtatctataaatatatatatgtttaagtCATACAtgcaaatatttatatttaatccTTTTTGACAGAAAGTTAAAAAGACTAGTAGTGAAGAAGAACCCCATCATTCTGATTCTGATTCTGATCCACACAAGGTTTGACTGATTCATATTATCTGTCTTCATTCAATCTCTTCACTATTTGATTTCCATGTCCTCAATCTTATTAGGGAAAGGCTGTTGTTCTATCTAAAACGAAGGTTGACAATTGTGATGATCAACAAGAGGTACATACtagttaaaaaaagaaactaattaTGTTGGTGAATGAATGAATATGTATAATTATGTTTGTGTTATTAGATTCACTGCAGGGAAGAACCATGGAACGAAAATGAGACACAGTTTCTCATCACAATCCTATATGTGGAATTGGTGATGCATGAGAAAGACGTCAACCAACTAGACTGGGcagaaattgttgaaaaattatatcatcaaaCACACAAACAAACTAGTGTAACCCAAGTGCAGGCattgtataaaaaatttagagatCAAACAAACCAATTCATGGATCTCTTAAAAGTTGTTGGTTATGAATGGAACCCAAATAACAATAATGTTACTTGTAACGATGAGGTGTGGGAACATATTTATTGGGTAAGTTTAAAgctatatgtttatatatatatatatatatatatatatacacacattgtTTATACTATGGTTGTCTAATAAATTTATCTTGTTTGACTTACAGATTCATGGTGGTGACAAGTTGTTTAGAAACAAAGGGCTTTTACATTATAATCTATTAAGTCACATATTTGGCAGTGGTAATAAACATTTTGTGGAAGAATCACATGTACATGTCCAAAGAATAGCACAAACTACTTCATTCACCTCAACAAGACTTTGGAGGTGGTTATTTGGTTAAACACATTTTGTCTATCATTATTATTCCtatgaaaatatgaagaatGAGATTCTCTGTGTCTATCTCTccatattttctttatgttatgaatatatatattgtgcAAGATTTACCATTGACAGtctcaatattttcttattttgcaagattatcaatttttttatcaagcCACAAACAGTCGAGTCAATTCACATATTCAATTTCACCATTTTCCTCAGACAAAGCTAAATAATTAATCACGAAAATCAACTAAAGAATCAACACATTTATCAAATATGCCACCTGTCTCTGTATAGGTGATGGGATGACCCAAAGTACCCCTAGACGTGACATGGTGAATAGAACCCCAAGAGACCCTAAACAAGCCACTTGGATAAAACAATGACTTAAAGTGAAGATACACAATATGAAATCGATCATACAgctaaaaagattttaaatcataatatcTCATCATAAGAGAATTCTCAATACAAAACTTTAAATGTGGAAGCTATACTAGGTCTACATAGATCTGGTTAGTACAAATTATTAAACCACGAATAAGTctgaaattgagaagaaatgaaagaaataagtTGATTAAAGGAGATTCAACCTTTGAACCATGAGGATTCACATCTAGCAAGTGACGCTGAAAGATCCAATCTAGCCACGATCGAATGGAGAGGTGTCAAACCCTTTATTATAAAACAATATAGACACAAGTACGCATCAATACTTTAAATGTACTGAATATGGGAACATGCATAATAACATAAGCACAAATCATGAGAAGTTTAAAAATGTAGTAATGCATGACCAAGTGAAACAATATCAAATCTTGATAATCTAGTATCATAAATCATGAGAAAAAGGTCAATGCAAAACTATgggaaaattatgttatgagtttaattttattttaatgtatgaGAGAGACCATTAACAGACATAAAACATGAGATCTAATCATGAAGTTCAATGTATTACCCCATCCAGAGGGCCCTAAGCATCTTGCCAGGACATTAAAGTTCATTACTTTGAGACTTGGGTACTTGCCACTAGTCACGGAGTTCAATGtactattaatttttataagagGACCCTCTATAGTGACGTGCCGCTACCACAATTCCGGATTCctattttccctttatttttgcTATGTATGCCCTTGAGTGATTAGAAAATTAACATAAGTCGCATCCTCGGTTGCAATGGGTAGTCTTTGTTTCTTCTTACCCCCAGGAAACCTTTTCGGCCCTCGGCATTCTTTGGTCTCCCTATATGGTGTATTTCTTTCCTCGATCATGCCTTATTTGTTCCTTCctaatttattctttatttgcTTTGGGCTTGTatagtttcttgattttctgCTTCTTCTCTCATTGCAATCTCCATCTTCTGTGCTACATTTActttcattttgtatttttattttgactttattGATTCATCACATCATTGTTACCATTTTAGTTGTGAAGAACATGATCTTAAGTGGTTATCAAGTTCATTCATAGCGGAAAAATTGAAAACCCAGTCCATGTTTGTTTTGATACCCATGAAGTGTTCAAAAAGACTGTCCTCTAGAGGTACATTGCCAACGACATCTGGAAATGACTTCAAAATTCGCTCAGCATTTATCATCTCAAGGCTTTTTGAAGTGTTTGAAAGATAGTCCTCTAGAGGCATATTTCCCATGGATTTTGAAAATGGCTTCAAAGTTCACTCAACGTATCCTCTCTCAGGGCTTCTTTTTCATGGCGTTCTCTTTCAAAACTGCGCAGGCCATGCTTATTTCCGTACCCATGAAGTGTTCGAAAATTCCCTCGAGAGGCACATTGCCAACGATTTCTTGAAACCAAATGTGGATGACATTATATTTTTGGCATCCATTAAGTGTTCAAAAAAATGCATACATTGCCAACAACTTCTTGAAATGGCTTCAAAAATCACTCAACAAATACTGTCACAAGGCTTCTTTTTCTTGGCTTTCTCTTTCGAATCTGCATGTCATGCTTAATTTGGCACCCATGAAGTGTTATAAAAAATGCACTCTGCCAACGACTTCTGGAAATTGCTTCAAAATTCACTCAAAAGGTATATATTATGTCAAGGCTACTTTTTCTTTGGCTTTCTCTTTCAAGCCAAATTTTGCCCTGCAATAATGTGATCGAGATTTAGATGGGCAATTATTTTAGACACTTTAAGTTCAATTACTGAATATATTTGTTCAATTAATACTTTCATAACAATTCGACACCCAAATTATCATGTATATAGTTATTGATAAAACTGCAACAAACAACCTTAAAtaattgtgatcattcaattgtaCAACGTACATTTACATGATGAGACAATATTTTCTATCAAATATAGATTATAATTTAGTCATTCTGAGTTTAGACTATATTACTTTTTATCTAAAGAATAATTTGTTCGGTAAATTGTGATTATCGGACATACTTCTGATCACATGATGATGTTCTTACACGTTTGCCTAAGCTTATTTGAGATCTCTATTTTACTTGTTCGTTTGATTAATTTCTTAGCATTTCGTTTGATTTCTTTAGCAAGAGTTAGAATGTTTGTTTAATTATGGGCCATGTTATTTATCTTTGTGGAAGTTTGTTTTTAGTTACTACAGTAACTTTaagtaaaataagttatttaatttgaatacatttgaattttgaatttttgttagtTTGTTTATGTTGTTGAGATATTTTAGATTgtctaaattataaattatgcagattatgtattttatattgGCTATGTAAAGCCCCTCAATGCTTAATACAATTATTGAAAGCTATTGAAAGTCATTTCAATCCTGAGagacattttaaattatttttatgctgCCCTTCTTTTAAATAAGGGTATCATAGCTTCATTGATCTTAAGGGATATGTGAAATCTTCAAATGAACTACCATACATTTTAACCCGTAAGGGCTACTTTTTTAACCTATTAGGGCTACTCATTTTAACCCATCAAGGATACCTTTTTAATTCGTGCTTTTTTCAACTCAAacttttctaaattattttttaattaatataatagcAAGCAATAGTCTCTCTTTGAATGTCCCACAAATTTTCACAGACGGAAAAATACCAAATTCGGTCTGTGAAAATAAAACCATATTTTGAAACCTATGTGATATGTGAGATTGTGATGGATGAA harbors:
- the LOC104645488 gene encoding suppressor protein SRP40-like translates to MCVFTGKREAENEIDKSRKNKRPALSNNAKLGSNSCDMDELVAPSSKNHHNQVEKSSSSNDDDSVSSKEESSNSDDDNSISSKEGSSSSDDDRSVSGKEESSSSDDDSSVSKKEESSSSDDEDDVSTSSAEDDDDAVSKMEESPGEGSSTDNDRSCSAKDDAKVKKTSSEEEPHHSDSDSDPHKGKAVVLSKTKVDNCDDQQEIHCREEPWNENETQFLITILYVELVMHEKDVNQLDWAEIVEKLYHQTHKQTSVTQVQALYKKFRDQTNQFMDLLKVVGYEWNPNNNNVTCNDEVWEHIYWIHGGDKLFRNKGLLHYNLLSHIFGSGNKHFVEESHVHVQRIAQTTSFTSTRLWRWLFG